A window from Solanum stenotomum isolate F172 chromosome 5, ASM1918654v1, whole genome shotgun sequence encodes these proteins:
- the LOC125865618 gene encoding probable WRKY transcription factor 2 encodes MAGFNDHVASGDWIPPSPIPSPSSRALISSLLADDFGWSAHLEETNESRNLVVEPQEHVTWCNSDGAQTGAMTDQTVNVSAPSEQNTSSRGGLMERMVARTGFNVPRLNTDGLRPPFVSQNQEVKSPYLSIAAGLSPSILLYSPVLLYNSLVYPSPTTGLLPCASGNESRSVMLTTEAADKRNETALGTNSSSSLSFNPIMETGGVNEFSQIEGSVHPNNSLQLHSMEATQNEQICHETTDFPMFTEEDVRGSDKNPEIRTFNAVGGSTEHSPSLEEQQDEDTDGDSSVEDGYNWIKYGENQAKGSEYPRSFYKCTHPNCLVKKEIARYHKGHVTEIIYNGAHNHPKPLPNQISALGSSSSFGDMQLDNVDPTGTGANSELALETIQQGPTAGGLEWKNDNLEATSLADLHSEYCKGATTLHSNDAPLGSADAVDISSTFTTDGDDHGTRGSASLDCDDGGDESESKIRKIEPDATDTRSVSRSIRQPRIVVQTISEVDVLDDGYRWRKYGQKVVKGNPNPRSYYKCTNPGCNVRKHVERAPFDQRSVITTYDGKHNHDVPAERSSSQVSSGASNSRSNPITTNAQDQVGRPEPKQLQKTSKRYGKAPSFGPTSGSNSFETNQQQGLTDLSMTGFNSDQHQFSVPSHPYTGWLQPVNDAGFVLPEGEPIPDPNMNYSNASSTYQQTMNGLPPGPQM; translated from the exons ATGGCCGGGTTCAATGATCATGTTGCTAGTGGAGATTGGATACCACCTAGCCCTATCCCGAGCCCGAGCTCAAGAGCACTCATCTCTTCACTGCTAGCTGATGATTTTGGATGGTCAGCTCATCTGGAGGAAACTAATGAAAGTAGAAACCTCGTTGTCGAGCCTCAAGAGCATGTCACCTGGTGCAACTCTGATGGGGCACAAACTGGTGCAATGACTGATCAAACAGTGAATGTGAGTGCACCATCAGAGCAGAACACGAGTTCTCGTGGAGGGCTCATGGAAAGAATGGTAGCTAGAACTGGATTTAACGTCCCGAGGCTGAATACAGATGGCCTTAGACCTCCTTTTGTGTCACAGAATCAAGAAGTTAAGTCTCCTTATTTGAGTATTGCTGCTGGTCTCAGTCCATCAATCCTCTTGTATTCACCTGTTTTGCTCTATAATTCACTG GTTTATCCATCTCCTACAACTGGACTATTACCATGTGCCTCAGGCAACGAGAGTAGAAGTGTTATGTTGACGACTGAAGCTGCAGATAAGAGGAATGAGACTGCTTTAGGGACTAATAGTTCATCTTCTTTGTCTTTCAATCCAATTATGGAGACTGGCGGA GTAAACGAGTTTAGTCAAATTGAGGGTTCAGTTCATCCAAATAACTCTCTTCAACTTCATAGTATGGAAGCAACTCAAAATGAACAGATATGTCATGAAACAACTGATTTCCCTATGTTTACTGAAGAGGATGTCCGGGGTAGTGATAAAAATCCAGAGATAAGGACCTTTAATGCAGTTGGTGGTAGTACGGAGCATTCTCCGTCTCTTGAAGAGCAACAGGATGAGGACACTGATGGTGATTCTTCAGTTGAAGATGGTTATAATTGGATAAAATATGGGGAAAATCAAGCTAAAGGAAGTGAGTATCCTCGGAGTTTTTATAAGTGCACACATCCAAATTGTCTTGTCAAGAAGGAAATAGCGCGATATCATAAAGGTCATGTCACGGAAATTATATACAATGGGGCTCACAATCACCCAAAACCACTGCCAAATCAGATATCAGCCCTCGGATCTTCAAGTTCATTTGGTGACATGCAACTAGACAATGTGGATCCAACTGGAACAGGTGCTAACAGTGAGCTGGCTTTGGAAACCATCCAACAAGGACCTACTGCTGGAGGCCTCGAGTGGAAGAACGACAATCTTGAAGCAACGTCATTAGCAGATTTGCACTCTGAATACTGCAAGGGAGCTACCACTTTACATTCAAATGATGCTCCGCTGGGATCAGCGGATGCGGTTGACATATCATCTACTTTTACAACTGACGGAGATGATCATGGTACTCGTGGCAGTGCATCTCTAGATTGTGATGATGGAGGAGATGAGTCCGAGTCTAAAATAAG GAAGATAGAACCGGATGCAACAGATACGAGAAGCGTCAGCAGATCAATCAGGCAGCCAAGAATTGTGGTACAAACTATCAGTGAGGTAGATGTCCTTGATGATGGATATCGCTGGCGCAAGTATGGGCAAAAGGTGGTTAAAGGCAATCCAAATCCTAG GAGTTACTACAAGTGCACAAACCCCGGCTGCAATGTCAGGAAACATGTCGAGAGGGCCCCATTCGATCAGAGGTCTGTTATCACCACTTATGATGGGAAGCACAACCATGACGTTCCAGCAGAACGCAGCAGTAGCCAAGTTAGCTCAGGTGCTTCAAACTCTCGCTCCAACCCGATAACTACTAATGCTCAAGACCAGGTAGGTAGGCCTGAGCCTAAACAACTTCAGAAGACCAGCAAGCGTTATGGAAAGGCTCCCTCATTTGGTCCTACCTCAGGATCTAACAGTTTCGAAACTAACCAGCAGCAAGGTCTAACCGATCTTTCTATGACCGGATTCAACTCTGATCAGCACCAGTTTTCAGTCCCTTCCCATCCATATACAGGATGGCTACAACCTGTTAACGATGCTGGTTTCGTGCTTCCAGAAGGAGAACCAATACCAGATCCTAATATGAACTACTCCAATGCCTCATCAACTTATCAGCAAACTATGAATGGATTGCCTCCTGGACCTCAGATGTGA
- the LOC125865153 gene encoding chloride channel protein CLC-f-like, translating to MSGGEYSDRNVLLRSNSSASDGDLEGQFPHRTGNKSITDLLKRLDRGFSNRRLASVKRSDRDQSSSSDHGVSSSVTGNYRDDEILGNSAPPEWALLLVGCLLGLATGLCVAGFNRGVHVVHEWAWAGTPNEGAAWLRLQRLADTWHRILLIPVLGGVIVGMLHGLLEILDQITQSSSSQGQGFDLLAGVFPTVKAIQAAVTLGTGCSLGPEGPSVDIGKSCAYGCSMMMENNRERRIALVAAGAAAGIASGFNAAVAGCFFAIETVLRPLRAENSPPFTTAMIILASVISSTVSNAVLGEKQAFTVPTYDMRSAAELPLYLILGMLCGAVSVVFTRLVAWFSKAFQFLKEKFGLSDVVCPALGGLGAGVIALRYPGILYWGFTNVDEILHTGKTASAPGIWLLAQLAAAKVVATALCKGSGLVGGLYAPSLMIGAAVGAVFGGSAGELINSAIPGTTAIAQPQAYALVGMAATLASVCSVPLTSVLLLFELTKDYRILLPLMGAVGLAIWVPSVTIQAKEVEASDTKYVSKGYSVLSPDDEKNEGSDWRHMGDRNDLELSVIGYRSSHESLDEGLILEDLKVSQAMLNDYLKVSPNQTVKEALECMHDGRQSFVIVVNAEDCLEGILTYGDIKRSLFNNSGDSSNRDLALKNADTCPASSICTRGINYRGQECGLLTCYPDTDLAIAKQIMVAKGIKQLPVIKRGGDLKGERKHKIIAILHYESIKESIRNEISRRKSVYQQREEDNDKQMVTNGH from the exons ATGTCAGGAGGAGAGTATAGTGATCGCAATGTGCTGTTGCGTTCGAATTCATCGGCGTCGGATGGAGATTTAGAAGGTCAGTTTCCGCATAGGACTGGTAATAAAAGCATTACTGATCTGTTGAAGCGATTGGATCGAGGATTTTCGAATAGAAGACTAGCGAGTGTAAAACGGTCTGATAGGGATCAATCGTCATCTTCTGATCACGGTGTTTCTTCTAGCGTTACTGGTAACTATAGAGATGATGAGATTCTCGGCAATAGTGCCCCGCCGGAGTGGGCATTGCTGCTTGTTGGATGTCTACTTGGCCTCGCTACTGGCCTTTGTGTTGCGGGTTTTAATCGTGGG GTGCATGTAGTACATGAGTGGGCTTGGGCTGGTACTCCCAATGAGGGAGCTGCTTGGCTCCGTTTGCAAAGGCTAGCTGACACATGGCATCGGATACTTCTAATACCAGTCCTCGGTGGAGTTATTGTGGGCATGCTGCATGGTCTGCTTGAGATATTGGACCAAATAACACAATCCAGTTCTTCTCAGGGACAAGGGTTTGATTTGTTAGCTGGAGTCTTCCCTACTGTAAAGGCTATTCAGGCTGCTGTGACTTTGGGAACTGGTTGTTCTTTAGGTCCTGAAGGCCCCAGTGTAGATATAGGTAAATCTTGTGCCTATGGATGTTCAATGATGATGGAAAACAACCGAGAAAGGCGAATAGCTCTTGTCGCAGCTGGTGCAGCAGCTGGAATTGCTTCAG GTTTCAATGCAGCAGTCGCTGGCTGTTTTTTTGCAATTGAAACAGTTTTAAGGCCACTTCGTGCAGAAAACTCACCTCCATTTACAACTGCAATGATCATATTGGCTTCTGTCATATCATCTACTGTTTCAAATGCTGTCCTTGGAGAGAAACAGGCTTTCACTGTGCCCACGTATGATATGAGATCTGCTGCTG AGCTACCTTTATATCTAATACTGGGGATGCTGTGTGGAGCAGTAAGTGTGGTGTTTACTCGACTAGTTGCCTGGTTCTCTAAAGCATTTCAGTTCCTAAAGGAAAAGTTTGGACTTTCTGATGTTGTCTGCCCTGCTTTGGGTGGTTTAGGAGCGGGAGTAATAGCTCTTAGATATCCTGGAATTCTTTATTGGGGTTTCACTAATGTTGATGAAATTCTACATACTGGTAAGACTGCATCTGCACCTGGAATCTGGTTGCTAGCTCAACTAGCAGCTGCAAAAGTTGTGGCCACTGCTCTATGCAAAGGTTCTGGTCTTGTTGGTGGTCTGTATGCACCAAGTTTAATGATAGGTGCTGCTGTGGGTGCTGTATTTGGAGGTTCAGCTGGGGAACTGATCAATTCAGCTATTCCAGGAACTACTGCTATTGCTCAGCCGCAGGCATACGCTCTG GTGGGAATGGCTGCTACATTGGCATCAGTTTGTTCAGTGCCTTTGACTTCAGTTCTTCTTTTGTTTGAGTTGACAAAAGATTATAGAATATTGCTTCCCCTCATG GGTGCTGTTGGACTGGCAATTTGGGTGCCCTCTGTAACCATTCAGGCAAAGGAAGTGGAGGCATCAGACACCAAGTATGTGTCAAAAGGATACTCTGTCCTTTCGCCAGATGATGAGAAGAATGAGGGGAGTGACTGGAGGCACATGGGTGATAGGAATGACTTGGAACTAAGTGTGATTGGATATCGTAGCAGTCATGAATCTCTTGATGAAGGCTTAATTCTGGAAGATCTAAAG GTTTCTCAGGCAATGTTAAATGATTATTTGAAGGTCTCTCCAAACCAAACTGTGAAAGAAGCATTAGAATGCATGCATGATGGTCGTCAGAGTTTTGTTATTGTGGTTAATGCTGAAGATTGTCTGGAAGGAATTTTAACATATGGTGACATTAAACGCAGTTTGTTTAACAACTCAGGGGATTCTTCCAACAGGGATTTGGCACTTAAAAAT GCAGATACTTGTCCTGCTTCCTCGATTTGCACAAGAGGGATAAACTATCGTGGGCAAGAATGTGGACTTCTAACTTGTTATCCTGATACTGACCTAGCAATTGCTAAGCAGATAATGGTGGCCAAAGGAATCAAACAATTGCCTGTGATCAAGCGTGGTGGAGACTTGAAAGGAGAAAGAAAGCACAAAATTATAGCTATTCTGCATTATGAGTCAATCAAAGAGTCTATCAG GAATGAAATCAGTCGCCGAAAGTCAGTATACCAGCAGAGAGAAGAAGACAATGACAAGCAGATGGTGACAAATGGTCATTAA
- the LOC125866404 gene encoding uncharacterized protein At4g26450 translates to MHARHRSPVGGYKTSSMGMGGVATASRVSPDGSGRGRGLHNSEYRNYNRGGYGRGQSRQFGFQQPSHGNDIFMEAGRLAAEYLVSKGLLPPNALSGKLPNGSLKSPVGNFQGFKQQDIDEGQTSTLSRMESDVGPGRRRFSDEYEPVGSRNYMRGRRRNESFRSYSSEFNRELQRTGALDRARAYPDVNSQDEAFPRDRDEQQVAKDSNVMLPSSLPGKQNPDIESAEESMCCDPKSALGDSGKETGPINTGNDLPSDGEPEPKKSADIGMLEENADPVNLANSTDGLEKIGVNEDIEVKLFSQEHNQTSMTDNDLLSLCRFEKVPTRTRSSLANRGLKVCHDSEDEDAHESDIPKETEVHSQDIPVDASPGVILSDQNRDAKSLDSDKLKPQSTEEEPCLTYANKQLNETNSSSFPGSKLTREEEKIEGLTEIETCSSIDMGRGQKRELDDNDDCKGGGTKRPRELASLTSTFSDVFLYHSNSMEKQQISQEPRRSHSEPLIFPSEEKRLGDISMIPEGDVRLGSDFTEKQLLPSSFKAFDLNLMEASDVNENHDADPVHIFPLITEGVKQEAPVDIHLTMSSNSDITSNYAKSSFDGRDVEVIDLENDSEQEEKAFNNPERKSEVVFTGTDGFSDNAHSTNNIPHAQDGYGLMISELLGNDIANCPPLPADMDSLHNDMGLHNGLHNGEGMLGDDDSIYMSLGEIPISFLSPWEQPAQEFGKPF, encoded by the exons atgcaTGCTAGGCATCGGAGTCCGGTAGGTGGGTATAAGACTAGTTCAATGGGAATGGGTGGTGTGGCTACTGCCTCGCGGGTTTCACCCGATGGATCAGGGAGAGGTCGTGGATTGCATAATTCGGAGTACAGAAACTATAACCGAGGTGGATATGGGCGGGGACAGTCGAGGCAGTTTGGATTTCAGCAGCCTTCGCATGGGAACGACATTTTCATGGAAGCTGGACGGTTAGCAGCTGAGTATCTTGTTTCCAAGGGGTTGCTACCACCGAATGCTCTTTCAGGGAAATTGCCAAATGGTAGCCTAAAGAGCCCAGTTGGAAATTTTCAGGGATTTAAGCAACAAGATATTGATGAAGGTCAGACATCAACTCTTTCACGTATGGAGAGTGATGTGGGTCCTGGTAGGAGAAGGTTTTCTGATGAATATGAACCCGTGGGTTCAAGAAATTATATGAGAGGAAGGAGAAGAAACGAGTCCTTTCGAAGTTACAGCTCTGAGTTCAATCGAGAATTGCAAAGGACTGGGGCGTTAGATAGAGCCAGGGCCTACCCCGATGTGAATAGTCAAGATGAAGCTTTCCCACGTGATAGAGATGAACAGCAAGTGGCTAAAGATAGTAATGTGATGCTACCTAGTTCCCTTCCTGGTAAACAAAATCCAGATATAGAGAGTGCGGAGGAGTCGATGTGCTGTGATCCAAAATCTGCCCTGGGAGATTCAGGTAAAGAGACAGGTCCCATAAACACTGGAAATGATCTCCCATCAGATGGTGAACCTGAACCAAAGAAGTCTGCAGACATTGGAATGTTGGAAGAAAACGCTGATCCTGTTAATCTTGCCAACAGTACTGATGGGTTGGAGAAAATAGGTGTTAACGAGGATATAGAAGTCAAGTTGTTCAGCCAAGAACATAACCAGACCAGCATGACTGATAATGATTTACTTAGCTTATGCAGGTTTGAGAAGGTTCCGACGAGAACACGTTCTTCATTGGCAAACAGAGGTTTGAAGGTTTGTCATGATTCTGAAGATGAGGATGCTCATGAGAGTGATATCCCTAAAGAAACTGAAGTGCATTCCCAAGACATCCCTGTGGATGCTTCCCCTGGTGTCATTTTATCAGATCAAAACCGTGATGCGAAAAGCCTTGATTCTGACAAACTGAAACCGCAGTCCACCGAGGAAGAACCATGTCTTACTTATGCCAATAAGCAGTTAAATGAGACAAACTCTTCATCCTTTCCTGGAAGTAAGTTAACGAGGGAGGAAGAGAAAATAGAGGGACTAACTGAAATTGAAACTTGCAGTTCTATAGACATGGGAAGAGGTCAGAAACGAGAACTGGATGACAATGATGATTGTAAGGGAGGAGGAACTAAGAGACCTAGAGAATTGGCTTCATTAACAAGTACTTTCTCAGATGTCTTTCTGTACCATTCTAATTCAATGGAAAAGCAGCAGATTTCACAGGAACCGAGGAGATCACATAGCGAGCCGTTAATATTTCCATCTGAGGAGAAGAGATTAGGAGACATTTCTATGATACCTGAGGGCGATGTGAGGCTGGGCAGTGACTTCACGGAAAAACAACTTTTGCCCAGTTCCTTTAAGGCTTTTGATCTCAATCTTATGGAAGCTTCTGATGTGAATGAGAACCATGATGCTGATCCTGTTCATATCTTCCCGTTGATTACTGAAGGTGTAAAACAAGAAGCACCAGTTGATATTCATCTGACCATGAGTAGTAACTCTGATATAACAAGTAACTATGCTAAATCTAGCTTTGATGGGAGAGATGTTGAGGTGATTGATTTGGAAAATGATTCTGAACAAGAAGAGAAGGCTTTCAATAACCCTGAGAGAAA GTCTGAAGTTGTATTCACTGGAACAGATGGCTTTTCTGATAATGCACATAGTACCAACAATATACCCCACGCTCAGGATGGTTATGGACTTATGATTTCAGAATTACTTGGGAATGATATAGCAAACTGTCCTCCTTTACCAGCAGATATGGATTCTTTGCACAATGATATGGGCCTCCACAATGGACTCCATAATGGAGAG gGCATGCTTGGTGACGATGATTCAATATATATGTCCTTGGGAGAAATTCCGATAA GTTTTCTGTCACCCTGGGAGCAGCCGGCACAAGAATTTGGAAAGCCATTTTGA
- the LOC125866405 gene encoding WPP domain-interacting protein 1-like codes for MTTTLQDLDDPDRNKVESNGSSVINNNAPILDVSKGKGIETADPVGSPPSVKSSPTAKGFGLKKWRRIRREAHKDEDSNTDSAKLLKRGLSSSAANSAKPVHLSTGTIRNSDGSVSSVNALLSSPDVLVDGFGLIGNSGLAIQPIFFGGTDSDNSEDRSSRSSSAASVPKSRYEAPIFHGYVPVKNGQRTLSGKMCTSAQQSHRGKGQAETSKKPRGERVKIEKENSHSSMESDSQSSNFLPTQSNNHATSNGTKGGSSVNNDGQFSDEVLTRERPFCEELQTALDRRNGKECETQEDLGAESTWEVKEETSEYQGLSTDHDPLLESIFTLQAAQENLEREIQKWKEIRIEDDVIDHSVQDVGIISDFSSGDTDFPGPNTSEQSQPSNGVQHSFNSLESEVVSLKQNVILLQNKLNDEADLIKLKEARVAELEAILSSNAEKEEKKTGNGLHQSSGDIEKELEGLFRQKIEAELEYLVISRTIQKWKAAAVDQVTLMEEQKILATEQAQMVKKLGDSETKVAMHKSQVETLDNYCDNVASTNKTLELRKGVRKYCSYFLIQLVLLVIVFGLYMLQMSSDAVEVVPT; via the exons ATGACCACCACACTTCAAGATTTGGATGATCCTGATCGGAACAAGGTTGAAAGCAATGGGTCCAGTGTTATTAATAACAATGCCCCTATTTTAGATGTGTCTAAAGGTAAAGGTATTGAAACTGCGGACCCAGTGGGTTCACCTCCCTCAGTGAAATCCTCACCAACAGCTAAAGGATTTGGCTTGAAGAAATGGAGGAGGATCAGGCGGGAAGCACACAAGGATGAGGACAGTAACACAGACAGTGCTAAGTTGTTGAAGCGTGGTTTGTCAAGCTCTGCTGCAAACTCAGCAAAACCTGTACATTTGTCCACTGGAACAATCCGAAATAGTGATGGATCTGTTTCTTCAGTAAATGCACTATTGAGTAGCCCTGATGTTCTTGTTGATGGCTTTGGTCTTATTGGTAATTCTGGGTTGGCGATTCAGCCTATATTTTTTGGTGGAACAGACTCGGACAATAGTGAGGATCGGAGTAGTAGGTCTTCGTCTGCAGCCAGTGTTCCAAAGTCAAGGTACGAAGCACCTATCTTCCATGGTTATGTGCCTGTTAAGAATGGGCAGAGGACTCTGAGTGGGAAGATGTGTACTTCAGCTCAGCAATCTCATCGGGGAAAGGGTCAGGCTGAAACTAGTAAAAAGCCTAGAGGAGAAAGGGTCAAAATCGAGAAGGAAAACTCTCATTCAAGCATGGAATCTGACTCACAAAGCTCCAATTTTCTACCCACACAGAGTAATAATCATGCAACAAGTAATGGTACGAAAGGTGGAAGCTCAGTGAATAATGATGGACAATTCAGTGATGAAGTTCTCACCAGAGAAAGACCATTCTGCGAGGAACTTCAGACTGCTCTAGACCGAAGAAATGGTAAGGAGTGTGAAACTCAAGAAGATCTAGGCGCTGAATCCACCTGGGAGGTTAAAGAAGAGACAAGTGAGTATCAGGGGTTGTCCACAGATCATGATCCGCTGCTGGAGTCTATCTTCACCCTTCAAGCTGCTCAGGAAAATCTTGAAAGAG aaattcagaaatgGAAAGAAATTAGAATAGAAGATGATGTCATTGACCATTCTGTTCAGGATGTTGGTATTATTTCAGATTTCAGTTCAGGTGACACAGATTTTCCTGGACCAAACACATCTGAACAGTCGCAACCTAGTAACGGTGTGCAACATTCATTTAACTCGTTGGAGTCTGAAGTGGTCAGCTTAAAGCAGAATGTTATACTATTGCAAAACAAGCTTAATGATGAAGCAGACTTGATTAAGTTAAAGGAAGCCAGAGTTGCTGAACTGGAAGCCATCTTAAGTAGTAACGcagagaaggaagaaaagaaaacagGAAATGGCTTGCACCAGAGTAGTGGGGACATTGAAAAAGAGCTTGAGGGCCTCTTTAGGCAGAAGATTGAAGCTGAACTTGAGTATTTAGTAATATCAAGAACCATCCAAAAGTGGAAAGCTGCAGCAGTTGATCAAGTTACTCTCATGgaagaacaaaaaatattagCTACCGAACAAGCACAGATGGTAAAGAAGCTCGGAGATTCAGAAACAAAGGTTGCAATGCACAAGTCGCAGGTTGAAACCTTGGACAATTACTGTGATAATGTAGCCAGCACTAATAAAACACTGGAGCTGCGGAAGGGAGTCCGCAAGTATTGTTCCTATTTTTTGATACAATTGGTATTGCTGGTTATCGTCTTTGGACTGTATATGTTGCAGATGTCATCTGATGCTGTTGAAGTTGTGCCAACATAA